The following coding sequences are from one Pseudomonadota bacterium window:
- the rimM gene encoding ribosome maturation factor RimM (Essential for efficient processing of 16S rRNA): MPQDNLLCIAVITGAHGVHGNLRVRTFSQDPLTIDKYKMVSTESGVLHKVKNVRVHKGDDIIVKFEEVTNRTMAEAMKGMKLYIQRSDLPKLEEEEFYHADLIGLQAQTLEGKPLGTVAAIYNFGAGDLLEIALDQQSSPLILPFTKVCVPEIHIDKGLVVVDISQILSNDELTQIEKVA; encoded by the coding sequence ATGCCACAAGACAATCTCCTTTGTATCGCTGTCATCACCGGAGCACACGGTGTGCACGGGAATTTGCGGGTAAGAACCTTTAGCCAAGATCCTCTTACCATTGATAAGTACAAAATGGTAAGCACAGAATCCGGAGTACTGCACAAAGTCAAAAATGTACGTGTGCACAAGGGCGATGACATCATCGTGAAATTTGAAGAAGTGACCAATCGCACCATGGCTGAAGCCATGAAGGGCATGAAGCTGTACATTCAACGTAGTGATTTGCCAAAACTCGAAGAGGAAGAATTTTATCATGCAGATTTAATTGGGCTTCAGGCGCAAACTCTTGAGGGTAAACCCTTGGGAACTGTTGCTGCCATTTATAACTTTGGTGCTGGGGATTTATTGGAAATTGCCTTAGATCAGCAGTCCAGCCCGTTGATCCTTCCCTTTACCAAGGTGTGCGTGCCTGAAATTCATATTGACAAAGGCTTGGTGGTTGTAGATATCAGTCAGATTTTGTCTAATGACGAGTTGACTCAGATTGAGAAGGTTGCATGA